A window from Elusimicrobiota bacterium encodes these proteins:
- a CDS encoding FecR family protein, protein MSRRLLLPVLFLLALPASAFAEAVLRAATGVVQTRSGVGLWLNVERLPVRLADGDQVRTGAKARTTIVFADDSRIELGPDTVFILEDSGPNRSAMRLRMGRLRAWVQRQFSRRFEVRSPTAVCSVRGTEFQVSVAAGGRTTVDLFKGLLGVEDNRGRQILLHPGERIGVDLRGMGAQERSPSQREALRGAFHAQMRREVALDMSREQVLAAAAQEARLAEYQQGKALLDVNGQRVRVEEYILRPRPDQFKLVVLNSRPTRFDYFYFLGTFNRSLPTDLSLALRQLPGGLDAAPDYFLTGFETGRSNTLDSLRETASGGHLVDVNNNAELTDDVAQFFDAEHDRYLDAEGHSVWQTLFDRYGFYLNGKLKYGWSGTDIGSYAEAVSASSNDPLTGAALTSANAYLDDSGSLSLRTVNTTFPNADRVHQRVYESYSDGSSISWDNYIIDDQGVVARSSVFEGLSGASFRSRLLDYNYEQVVTATEFSGRKIDLVVEPKILIQSGLIQ, encoded by the coding sequence ATGAGCCGCCGGCTGCTCCTGCCGGTCCTGTTCCTCCTGGCCCTGCCGGCCTCGGCCTTCGCCGAAGCGGTGCTGCGCGCGGCCACCGGGGTCGTCCAGACCCGCTCGGGCGTCGGCCTCTGGCTCAACGTGGAGCGGCTCCCCGTGCGCCTCGCCGACGGCGACCAGGTCCGCACCGGGGCCAAAGCGCGCACGACCATCGTCTTCGCCGACGACTCGCGCATCGAGCTCGGGCCGGACACCGTCTTCATCCTCGAGGATTCCGGGCCCAATCGCTCGGCCATGCGCCTGCGCATGGGACGCCTGCGGGCCTGGGTCCAGCGGCAGTTCTCGCGCCGCTTCGAGGTGCGCTCCCCGACCGCCGTCTGCTCCGTGCGCGGGACCGAGTTCCAGGTCTCGGTCGCCGCCGGCGGGCGCACCACCGTCGACCTCTTCAAGGGCCTGCTCGGCGTCGAGGACAATCGCGGACGCCAGATCCTCCTGCACCCCGGCGAGCGCATCGGCGTGGACCTGCGCGGGATGGGCGCGCAGGAACGCTCGCCGTCGCAGCGGGAAGCCCTGCGCGGGGCGTTCCACGCGCAGATGCGCCGCGAGGTCGCTCTCGACATGAGCCGCGAGCAGGTCCTCGCGGCGGCCGCGCAGGAGGCGCGGCTCGCCGAGTACCAGCAGGGGAAGGCCCTGCTCGACGTCAACGGCCAGCGCGTGCGCGTCGAGGAGTACATCCTGCGCCCGCGTCCGGACCAGTTCAAGCTCGTCGTCCTGAACTCGCGGCCCACCCGCTTCGACTACTTCTACTTCCTCGGGACCTTCAACCGCTCCCTGCCGACGGACCTGAGCCTCGCCCTGCGCCAGCTCCCCGGAGGACTCGACGCGGCGCCGGACTACTTTTTGACCGGCTTCGAGACCGGGCGCTCGAACACGCTCGACTCCCTGCGCGAGACGGCGTCCGGGGGGCATCTCGTCGACGTCAACAACAACGCCGAGCTCACCGACGACGTCGCGCAGTTCTTCGACGCGGAACACGACCGCTACCTCGACGCCGAGGGGCACTCCGTCTGGCAGACCCTCTTCGACCGCTACGGGTTCTACCTCAACGGCAAGCTCAAGTACGGGTGGTCGGGCACGGACATCGGCTCCTACGCCGAGGCCGTCTCCGCCAGCTCCAACGACCCCCTCACCGGCGCCGCGCTGACCTCGGCGAACGCGTATCTCGACGACAGCGGCTCGCTCTCCCTGCGCACGGTCAACACGACCTTCCCCAACGCCGACCGGGTCCATCAGCGCGTCTACGAGTCGTACTCCGACGGCTCCTCCATCTCCTGGGACAACTACATCATCGACGACCAGGGGGTCGTCGCGCGCAGCTCGGTCTTCGAAGGGCTCTCCGGCGCCTCGTTCCGGTCGCGTCTGCTCGATTACAACTACGAGCAGGTCGTCACGGCCACCGAGTTCTCGGGGCGCAAGATCGACCTCGTGGTGGAGCCGAAGATCCTCATCCAGTCGGGGCTCATCCAGTGA
- a CDS encoding PorV/PorQ family protein, with translation MRKGLLAVLLLALSLGAARPAAAVNSMAGTSAAQFLKLGAGSRAGAMAEAYSAVADDVYAVYYNPGALTNLTKPELAAAHTQHFQGISYEFASFAYPLSRELDYSRHVLGAAIYNLSVADIERRTDDTQTNLGTFGAGDYAYNFTYAYRPERRLGLGVTGKIISQSIDSYSSTAFAVDAGAHYRMNPEAERPVALALVIKNVGTRPSFAGVSDPLPVGVVVGVGYKPVKNFKLDLDLTKYRDTDLFGALGGEYQHSFDEGLSGALRFGYTTHRKDNEGLNGLTLGVGGRLNKVSFDFAWVPYGVLGDTFRYSIHLKF, from the coding sequence GCGCTGAGCCTGGGCGCCGCGCGCCCCGCGGCCGCCGTCAACTCCATGGCGGGAACGAGCGCGGCGCAGTTCCTCAAGCTCGGCGCGGGCTCGCGCGCGGGCGCGATGGCCGAGGCCTACTCCGCCGTCGCCGACGACGTCTACGCGGTCTACTACAACCCGGGCGCGCTCACGAACCTGACGAAGCCCGAGCTCGCGGCCGCGCACACGCAGCACTTCCAGGGCATCTCCTACGAGTTCGCCTCCTTCGCCTACCCCCTGTCGCGGGAGCTCGACTACTCCCGGCACGTGCTCGGCGCGGCCATCTACAACCTCTCGGTCGCCGACATCGAGCGCCGCACCGACGACACGCAGACGAATCTCGGCACTTTCGGGGCGGGGGACTACGCCTACAACTTCACCTACGCCTACCGACCCGAGCGCCGGCTCGGGCTGGGCGTCACGGGGAAGATCATCTCGCAGAGCATCGACAGCTACTCCTCGACCGCCTTCGCCGTCGACGCCGGCGCCCACTACCGGATGAACCCGGAGGCCGAGCGCCCGGTCGCGCTGGCCCTCGTGATCAAGAACGTGGGAACGCGCCCGAGCTTCGCCGGCGTCTCGGATCCGCTCCCTGTCGGCGTCGTCGTCGGCGTCGGCTACAAGCCGGTCAAGAACTTCAAGCTCGACCTCGACCTCACCAAGTACCGCGACACCGACCTCTTCGGAGCGTTGGGCGGAGAGTACCAGCACTCCTTCGATGAGGGGCTCTCAGGCGCCCTGCGCTTCGGCTACACCACGCACCGCAAGGACAACGAGGGGCTCAACGGCCTCACCCTCGGCGTCGGCGGACGGCTCAACAAGGTCTCCTTCGACTTCGCGTGGGTCCCTTACGGCGTGCTCGGCGACACCTTCCGGTATTCGATCCATCTGAAGTTTTAA